TTCCGGTAATATCGGTTCCGAACGCCGTATGGAATATACCTCGATCGGCGATCCGGTCAATCTCGCCAGCCGTTTGGAGGGCACCAATAAGGTTTTCCATACCCACATCATCATCAGCCAAAGTACCTTCGAGCTGGTGAAGGACGTCATGCTCTGCCGCGAACTGGACACCCTTCGCGTCGTTGGGAAGCTTGAGCCCACAATCATTTATGAACTGATCGGGGATAAAGCGAAAGTGGACATGAGCACATTATCCTGGCTGGATGACTATCACAATGCGTTGGAGCTTTACCGCAAAGGGGATTTCGCTGCCGCCGCGGATATCTTTTTACGCCTCAGCGAATCTCCCCAAAAGGACAAAGCCTCCCACACCATGATGCTTCGCTGCCAAAAACTCATCTCCAATCCGCCCGTGGACTGGGACGGGGTCTATGTCCTGGCGGAAAAATAATAATGTTAAACCACAGAGATGAGAGATGAGATGCGCCACAGGTATGCCAATCTCCACAGTTGGGCGGTTTGCTCGAAACGCGAAATAGACACTAATGGCGCAGCTTATCTCATCTCTCATCTCTCATCTCTCACCCGTTCACTAAATCAAAGTCCTACAGGAGAATAAACAACTATGCCACTCATCGAACACATGCTCACCGGATACCTTGATTGGGTTCGCGCCATGCCGATTCTATCCGCGATGATTCAATTTGCCATCCTCGGCACGTTTGGAGAAGTCATCTCCAAATGGATCGTGCGCAAAAGCTTCAAATTCCCTTTCAGTTTTGGCATAACATTATGGAAAATGGTCGTTTGGGCGATCCTCGCCGTCGGCATCAAATATGCCTTCAAAGGCTACATCGGCTTTGTCGGTCATTTGGAAGAGCTGGGTATGCTACCCCCTTTGAGTAAGCTGGGAAAGGCTTTCACCATTTCGGCGATGATGAATCTGCAATTTGGCATCACCCTGGTTTTGGCACACCGCGTACTGGATAACATCATGGAAAAGCAGAAAAACTGGGCGGGACTGCACAAAGGCATCTATTCGCTGATCTGGTTTTGGATTCCGGCGCACACCGCCACTTTCATGCTGCCGGATGTCTATCGCATCGGGCTGGCGGCGCTCTGGTCATTGGTTTTGGGTTTGCTATTAGGCATCTTTAACCGCAATTAATCCGCTATGGATTCCTTAGTCCGCAAACCTTATCCTGCTCCGTTATTATTGCCGCTGGCTTTGTGGTGCATCGGCATCGTGCTGTCCCGCAGCGTATTGGGAGACGTCAATCCGCTGGTATTGATCATCCCCGCGATGATTTTGGGACTGGGCGCTTTTGTGTGCAAACGCTACTCATTGTTTCCTCTGATCCTGTTGATCGTTCTTTTGGGAGCGATGCGCTATCAAATGACCCGCAAGGATGATTCCATACTCTCACAAATCCTATCCGGACAAACACATATCCAGCAGTATGCCGTTTTTGAAGTGAGCAAAGAGATATCATCAACCGCCTTTGAGATCCGCCTGATCAAACTGGCGGAGCATGATCTTGACGAGAGGCTCATCCTCTTTTCGGACAATGGCTTGCAACCCGGAAAGCGCTATCGTGCAATGCTGGAAATCTTGCCCCAGACCAGCGATCCCATTCTGGATATCTTTCCGCAAAGATACCCAGCCAAAGCTTATGTGCGCATCGGGCTTGAAGAGCTTTCCGAAGCCTCCGGAACCGCGTTCACAGCCCGCTGGCGAAGCTCACTGAAGCGCAACCTGGAGCATAAACTAGGGCAAAAGGCAAATATGGCTCTTGCCCTGCTTTTGTCCGATCCGGGAGCGAAAGCGGACTATCGGGAACCCATGACACGGGGCGGAATCGTGCATCTGATCGTGGTTAGCGGCTTACACGTATGGTTCATCTACCTGATCTCGATGGTTTTGCTGAATCTACTCTTGCCCAGAAAGATGGCGGAAGCGCTTTTCCTCGTTCTGATCTGCCTTTTCGCCGCGCTCAATCATTGGTCGCCACCGGTCATGCGAGCGGTGTTGATGATCGCGTTATTTATCTTTGCCCGCTGGTTCAGCCGTCCGGTTTCCAAGGCGCAAGTGCTTGCCATCAGCTTGTTTATCGTCACTATGATCGATCCCGCTCAGCTCTTTGGCGTGAGTTTGCAGCTTTCTTATCTCTGTGTGGGGATCATCATGCTTGCGGTGCCGGAGCTGAGATTGTTCAAGCGCGAGCCCATCGACCAAAACCTCTTTCAGAAAGGAACATCACGGCTTGCGCAGTATGGGGCGATGACCCTTTGGGTGAGTATTGGTGTCATTCCGCTAACCCTATATTATTTTGGCACTGGATCGCTCAACGGCATTGTCGGCAACCTCGTCGCCATCCCTTTGATGGGCTTGATCTTGCCGCTTTCATTTTTGGTGTTGATCCTTCCCGCTGGCAGCTTCGCACTTACTTTGATCACGCTTTCCTGGGGCTTTTTGATGATGCTTTTTGATCGCTGGGTGGAGCTTTGTGCCGCCTTGCCGCTCTTTCTGCAAAACGCACATATCGCAGCTTTGCAGGTGCTTGGAATGATCTTGATAATCCTACCGCTAATGCTATGGATAAAACAGCGCAAAGGACGGCAATATAGACACATACTCCCCGTTTGCGCGCTCGGACTGCTGCTCTTTTTCATTCCCCTGATGAAACATGGGGGCGGCGCGGGAATCTATATCTTCGATGCCGGAACGGCAGATTGCATATTGATAAAACTCAAAGACGGCAACACCATCCTGATCGACACTGGCGCTTCTTCACGTGCTTATGGAGAGCGCCAACCCTCCCAAGAGGCAATAATATCCACCAATAGCTGGGCGCGGAAAAAGCTGCTTCCCTGGCTGGGCAGAAAGGGCATCCGCGTGATCGACCTTCTCATTCTGACCCATCTGCACGACGATCATATCGGCGGAGTCCCCGCTTTGGCGACAAACATGCCCATCAAAAACATCGCAGTCACGGATGAAACGCTTGTTAGTCCGGTCTGGAAAGCTTGGATGGAGCAAAACTGGTTTGCCAAAAGCGCTCTGCACGCCGTCACGGATACGATGAGCATTTTCGTTGGCGGGGCGAAACTCAAGTTTTTGCACCCGGATTCCACCTATTTCGGTGCCAAGGAAAATAACCGCAGCATTGTCCTCCGTTTGGACTATGCAGGAAGCAGTTATCTCTTCCCCGCTGATATCGAACACGTTGACGAGCTGCATCTTATCGAGAATCATGGGCAATTTCTGGATGTCGATTATTTCAAGGCGGCGCATCATGGCAGCAAATCATCCAACAGTGCCGATTTTCTGCGCGTCGTTTCTCCCCGAGAAGTGTGGATAACCGCAAGCGTCAAAAACAGATATGGATTCCCCCACCAAGAGCCGATGCGGATCTTCAAGCACCACGCACAGCGAATTAGAAGCACCGCCACCGGCACGATTTATCTGCCTTTTTCACAAAAAGATTGACAGCCACGCCAGCATTCCGCTTTGATGACACAAAGTGCAGCAAAGGAAAAAAAGCTATGCAAGATCAGATCGAAACCGCTCTCGGAATGGAAGAGATATATGCTCTCATCGATCCGCCGTCAAACTTTTTGGAAAAGGTGAAGCGCGAGCACCTCAAAGATCCCACGCCCAGCTTAAAAGGCGCAGTGGCTAACTATGATCGCATGCCCCTGCTCCGCATCTATATTCAAGATAAAAAAGACTATAATCGACTGCGCGAAGCTCTTGCCCAGATTCCGGAACCCGTCATTCCTACAAGCACCGGAACTCTCGCCCTGCACGAATTCTTCCTGATCAAGGAGTTTATCCACTACTACTCGCGCTTGCGCAATTTATCCCGAGTTGCATTTTGGCATTCAAAGTTTTCATTTCCCGATCTTAGCGAACTCGCCAAACTGCTTGATCCGGAAAAGAGTGCCCTCCCTGCTTTCCGTCTGGGACCCGCTTTCAGCAACAAACTGGCTGCTCTGATCGCGCAGAAACAGGACATCTTCCTGATGCTCAACCACGCCCGCCACAGCGCTCTGGAAAAGGCAAAGACTGAGCTTGGCATGCCAAATCTCAAGGAAGACTTCATCCTTTCCCGCGCCCAAAAAGACCTTTTGGCAAACATCCAAAGCTCCGGACACTTCATAATAGTCAGCGAAAACGTCGCCAATTGCAGTTTCCGCCTCGCCGATAGCAAGCTCTGCCTGGCGTTGAAAGCAGAGCTAAGCAAACTCGATCTGAAACTCGAGAAAGAAGAAAACCGCGTCCTGAAACGCCTTTCCACCCAGATTCATAAAGCGGTTCCGCTCTTGAAAAGGGCAAAAAAGGCCGTCGCCGAAATCGGTTGGATCTTCATGCTGACGGAGTTTGGCATCAAATATAAATGCCAGATCCCCAAGTTCTCCAAAATAACTGAAATCAAGCTCAAACAAGCGCGTAACCTCCCTCTCGAGCTCCATCTGAATCGCCAAAAGCGAAACTATCAAGCCCTCGATCTGGAGTTTAACGATCATACCAATCTGATCACGGGTCCGAATATGGGCGGCAAAACAAGTATCCTCAAAACCCTGGGGCAGATGGCATTACTGGCTCGCCGCGGCATTCCGCTACCCTGTGAATCGGCAAAGATCCCTTTCTTTGAACATGTATGGTACAATCACGATTCCAGCGGCGAAGACGGTGATTTGAGCAGTTTCGGCAGAGAAGTCGTCAACTTTTCCAACGCCTTGCAACACAATGGTTTCAACCTCTTTCTATTGGACGAATTTGCCAA
This Candidatus Cloacimonadaceae bacterium DNA region includes the following protein-coding sequences:
- a CDS encoding DNA internalization-related competence protein ComEC/Rec2, with protein sequence MDSLVRKPYPAPLLLPLALWCIGIVLSRSVLGDVNPLVLIIPAMILGLGAFVCKRYSLFPLILLIVLLGAMRYQMTRKDDSILSQILSGQTHIQQYAVFEVSKEISSTAFEIRLIKLAEHDLDERLILFSDNGLQPGKRYRAMLEILPQTSDPILDIFPQRYPAKAYVRIGLEELSEASGTAFTARWRSSLKRNLEHKLGQKANMALALLLSDPGAKADYREPMTRGGIVHLIVVSGLHVWFIYLISMVLLNLLLPRKMAEALFLVLICLFAALNHWSPPVMRAVLMIALFIFARWFSRPVSKAQVLAISLFIVTMIDPAQLFGVSLQLSYLCVGIIMLAVPELRLFKREPIDQNLFQKGTSRLAQYGAMTLWVSIGVIPLTLYYFGTGSLNGIVGNLVAIPLMGLILPLSFLVLILPAGSFALTLITLSWGFLMMLFDRWVELCAALPLFLQNAHIAALQVLGMILIILPLMLWIKQRKGRQYRHILPVCALGLLLFFIPLMKHGGGAGIYIFDAGTADCILIKLKDGNTILIDTGASSRAYGERQPSQEAIISTNSWARKKLLPWLGRKGIRVIDLLILTHLHDDHIGGVPALATNMPIKNIAVTDETLVSPVWKAWMEQNWFAKSALHAVTDTMSIFVGGAKLKFLHPDSTYFGAKENNRSIVLRLDYAGSSYLFPADIEHVDELHLIENHGQFLDVDYFKAAHHGSKSSNSADFLRVVSPREVWITASVKNRYGFPHQEPMRIFKHHAQRIRSTATGTIYLPFSQKD